Genomic window (Kosakonia sp. BYX6):
GATTGCCGGGGCGGGGTTAGCCCTGATCCCGCGCAGCATGCTGGAAAGTATGCCCGGACATCATCAGGTCGACGCCTGGCCGCTGGCGGAAAACTGGCGCTGGTTAACCACCTGGCTGGTGTGGCGACGCGGCGCGAAAACCCGCCACCTGGAAGCGTTTATTGCGTTGTTGCAGTAGACATTGCCTGATGGCGCTTCGCTTATCAGGCCTACGGATTTTGTAGGCCGGATAAGGCGCAGCCGCCATCCGGCAAGAATCACGCGCTAAGCAATTTTTTCTCCATAAAAATACTCAGCGGATCGGCGCTGTAGGGCGCAAAAGCCTCGCGCACCTGGTACCCGCAGCATTGATACAATTTCACCGCGGCATGTTGTTCAATGCCGGTTTCCAGCCGCAGCGTGTGGCAACCTTTGTCGATTGCCGCCTGCTCCAGCGCCGCAATAAGCTTTTCGCCCAGTTGCTGCCCGCGATGCGCAGGATCGATAAACACCCGCTTCATCTCAGCGCTGCCGTCCGGGTTGAGCAGCACCGCACCACATCCCACGGCATCTTGCTGATAAATAATCTTGCGCAG
Coding sequences:
- a CDS encoding GNAT family N-acetyltransferase, which translates into the protein MYRIVDATATQPDVIALVAALDRYQTALYPAESNHLVDLASFAQASLILRKIIYQQDAVGCGAVLLNPDGSAEMKRVFIDPAHRGQQLGEKLIAALEQAAIDKGCHTLRLETGIEQHAAVKLYQCCGYQVREAFAPYSADPLSIFMEKKLLSA